In the genome of Podospora pseudocomata strain CBS 415.72m chromosome 2 map unlocalized CBS415.72m_2.2, whole genome shotgun sequence, one region contains:
- a CDS encoding uncharacterized protein (COG:E; EggNog:ENOG503PA1W; antiSMASH:Cluster_2) — MSTYALLGATGATGTSVLRHLLQNPPQDLIQLNILVRSKPKLLQTFPTLLSSRPPPPFKIHIFEGTSTSPHSLNPCLTSATTILNCVGTNASNPGTTLHSTTASAIISSLTTISLTNKSHYQPPTILQLRTASLNPALSSQVPKLVHSIVSFCLHNSYSDLEQACNLYIPASRNGLLNYILIDPPTLHESHPTGYSLITRADEKQDVALSYADLGAAMCELATTRERLHGKAVGVTARGNVREKWMPLMGFLVKGAMGRVGERLREGVTFLYGPMAPFFAIVCDSRDDDDDDDDECFGGAGSGMLVLEWLAEEWGRV, encoded by the exons atgtcCACCTACGCCCTCCTCGGAGCTACCGGCGCAACCGGCACCAGCgtcctccgccacctcctccaaaacccccctcaaGACCTAATCCAACTCAACATCCTCGTCCGCTCCAAAcccaaactcctccaaaccttcccaaccctcctctcatcccgccctcccccccctttcaaaATCCACATCTTCGAAggcacctccacctctccccacTCCCTAAACCCCTGCCTAACCTCAGCAACCACAATCCTCAACTGCGTCGGCACCAACGCCAGCAACCCCGGCACAACCctccactccaccaccgcatcagccatcatctcctccctcaccaccatctcgctCACCAACAAGAGCCActaccaaccccccacaaTCCTCCAACTCCGCACCGCAAGCCTCAaccccgccctctcctcccaagtGCCCAAGCTAGTCCACTCCATTGTCAGTTTCTGTCTCCACAACAGCTACTCCGACCTAGAACAGGCATGCAACCTCTACATTCCAGCTTCCAGAAACGGGTTGTTAAATTACATACTCATCGACCCGCCCACGCTTCACGAGTCCCACCCGACGGGATATTCTCTCATCACCCGCGCAGACGAAAAGCAAGACGTCGCGCTTAGTTACGCCGATCTTGGGGCGGCGATGTGCGAGCTTGCCACGACGAGGGAACGGCTTCACGGAAAGGCAGTGGGCGTCACGGCGAGGGGGAATGTGAGAGAAAAATGGATGCCATTGATGGGGTTCCTAGTCAAGGgggcgatggggagggtgggggaaCGGTTGAGAGAGGGGGTGACATTTTTGTATGGCCCAATGGCGCCTTTTTTCGCGATTG TTTGTGACTCtagggatgatgatgatgatgatgatgatgagtgtTTTGGTGGCGCGGGCAGTGGCATGCTGGTTTTGGAGTGGTTAGCGGAGGAGTGGGGGCGGGTGTAA
- a CDS encoding uncharacterized protein (SMCOG1042:O-methyltransferase; EggNog:ENOG503NVCR; COG:S; antiSMASH:Cluster_2): MFTIRIVFYRYLGVNQYTHPFPGLDPYYLRTSLAAQSCHTEYHGITFHHALGTVPLHTVNMESIFNQIKELYAKAEDAGKREIQGYIRELQVGFYSDWDVVMRLTSGPLQLALAKIGIDLDIFTTLTQSDIPVTLSQLTEKTGASAQLLARLLRTMAAFGLVKETGKYEYTASAFTKVFSNPNAAGAICQLFDIPGPCTQAMPDFLAETKYQNITSNKQTVFQKAFNTDLTLFEWMPQHPKHMKSLGHLMALERPVHWVDKYPVEERLGSLATKPDETVLVDIGGGFGQQAIAFKAKFPNLPGRVIVQDIPQTLAGARPVPGIEFVEHDFFGPQTVKGAKLYYLRHVLHDWPDKESLQILKNIIPAMGPDSCLIIDDVVLPEMGVPWQSAYMDLIMMNSLGGVERTKPEWEALLSEAGLKIVEIHQYDSKMQSIIVTVPK; the protein is encoded by the exons ATGTTCACAATCCGAATTGTGTTTTACCGATATCTCGGAGTAAATCAGTACACCCATCCCTTTCCCGGTTTAGACCCATATTACTTGAGGACATCTCTCGCAGCCCAAAGTTGTCACACAGAATACCACGGTATTACCTTCCACCACGCACTAGGTACTGTTCCACTACATACTGTCAATATGGAGTCAATCTTCAATCAGATCAAAGAGCTCTACGCCAAGGCAGAGGACGCCGGGAAAAGAGAGATCCAGGGCTACATCCGTGAGCTGCAAGTTGGCTTCTATTCAGACTGGGATGTTGTTATGAGACTCACCAGCGGG CCTCTTCAACTGGCTCTGGCCAAGATTGGCATCGACCTCGACATTTTCACGACCCTCACACAGAGTGATATTCCTGTCACGCTGAGCCAGCTGACTGAGAAAACTGGGGCCTCGGCACAACTTTTGG CACGCCTCCTTCGTACCATGGCGGCATTTGGCCTCGTGAAAGAGACCGGGAAGTACGAATACACCGCCAGCGCCTTCACCAAGGTCTTTTCGAACCCCAATGCGGCGGGTGCTATTTGCCAACT CTTCGATATTCCCGGCCCGTGTACCCAGGCCATGCCCGACTTTCTCGCCGAGACCAAGTACCAAAacatcacctccaacaagCAGACCGTCTTCCAGAAAGCCTTCAACACTGACCTGACGCTCTTTGAGTGGATGCCTCAACACCCAAAGCACATGAAGAGCCTAGGCCACCTGATGGCACTGGAACGCCCAGTTCATTGGGTAGACAAGTACCCCGTCGAGGAGAGGCTCGGTTCCCTTGCCACCAAGCCCGACGAGACCGTCTTGGTAGACATAGGCGGAGGGTTTGGTCAGCAGGCCATCGCATTCAAGGCAAAGtttcccaacctccccggCCGAGTTATTGTCCAAGACATCCCGCAAACTCTGGCGGGTGCCAGGCCGGTTCCGGGCATCGAGTTTGTCGAGCACGACTTCTTCGGCCCACAGACTGTCAAGGGGGCCAAGCTGTATTATCTCCGTCATGTGCTCCACGACTGGCCCGACAAGGAATCTCTGCAGATCTTGAAGAACATCATTCCTGCCATGGGCCCGGACTCGTGTTTGATCATCGACGACGTGGTGCTTCCTGAAATGGGCGTGCCTTGGCAGTCGGCGTACATGGATTTGATTATGATGAACAGCTTGGGAGGCGTTGAGCGAACCAAGCCTGAGTGGGAGGCGCTGTTGAGCGAGGCTGGGTTGAAGATTGTGGAGATTCATCAGTATGACTCCAAGATGCAGTCTATTATTGTCACGGTTCCAAAGTAA
- a CDS encoding uncharacterized protein (COG:S; EggNog:ENOG503NZA8; antiSMASH:Cluster_2), with translation MPSYAVLGATGNTGKALMQILLQSPVNRVNAYCRSKEKLFRVCPEAASNKQVKVFEGHLDDISLIADCIRGTRAVFLAVAIVDNMPGCTVARDTASVVISALDRIRHEADQHNSHPRLPKLIQLSSASLEESFCGDVPAFVHSILSTAVSYLYKDLAEAEKFLRAQQGWVTSVFVKPGGLVHDRQSGHEISTETAKTPLSFLDLAAGMVEIAASEEGKYGMRNVSVLPTSDHVKFPWDGIYFALTGLLYHYMPWTYRYLGEYPLP, from the coding sequence ATGCCTTCTTATGCAGTGCTTGGTGCCACAGGCAACACGGGCAAAGCTCTGATGCAAATCCTCCTGCAGTCACCCGTCAACCGGGTCAACGCCTATTGTCGGTCCAAAGAGAAGCTCTTCCGGGTCTGCCCCGAAGccgccagcaacaagcagGTGAAGGTGTTTGAAGGTCATCTCGACGATATCTCGCTCATTGCCGACTGCATCCGCGGTACCCGGGCCGTGTTCCTCGCGGTTGCAATAGTGGACAATATGCCAGGTTGCACCGTGGCTCGGGACACGGCATCGGTTGTCATCTCGGCTCTCGATCGGATTCGGCATGAGGCCGACCAGCACAACTCTCACCCACGGCTTCCGAAACTCATCCAGctctcctcagcctcacTCGAGGAGTCCTTCTGCGGAGACGTTCCTGCCTTTGTTCACTCGATCCTCAGCACTGCCGTGTCATATCTCTACAAGGACCTCGCTGAAGCCGAGAAGTTCCTGCGAGCGCAACAGGGCTGGGTGACTTCCGTCTTTGTCAAGCCCGGAGGGTTGGTTCATGACCGGCAGAGTGGCCACGAGATCAGCACCGAGACAGCCAAGACGCCGCTTTCCTTCTTGGACCTGGCGGCTGGAATGGTGGAGATAGCGGCCAGTGAGGAGGGAAAGTACGGTATGCGGAATGTCAGCGTGCTGCCAACGTCGGACCATGTCAAATTTCCGTGGGATGGCATTTACTTTGCCTTGACGGGACTGTTGTATCATTACATGCCCTGGACATATCGCTATCTGGGTGAATACCCGCTTCCATAG
- a CDS encoding uncharacterized protein (COG:S; EggNog:ENOG503NVNJ; antiSMASH:Cluster_2), whose protein sequence is MAFPRERCIPKEISPYNIQLSAKDTPGNTHVKVLTQESADKVSELLMVNHVRYHTLFDAVGFHNHTVHHLLTLWALGATPSEVQAMYDLNKPYQALIQYHPASVAAVKLKEPAFFKQCIGNLNYYQDYVRFFQDEIAVRGVPAVVNEYLFKGDELSDDIFARMHSGFLHPMIHLGCGLEFSQPCLVAEALAAGCVHDEWPEWFIFPVEEYFKSNPDVPSKSLLEIVTSLQNDPVIANAVTPDDPLNKISDGLLKKVAKELVPYLASYQVDATPEDLQQKTTAMIHTCAYILGAAQHPGKVEAIDFVMLHMSTLGIFYPTFMAQDWISNENKKRMLQWKAWGDAVMYAGCGCPKLYPERVTGYTPKRPHDGWPELCYRANVYGDDGHISKVIRAMLNTQELPEPVEGFPLAKKDFFKIAHLALDSVERMLEPGQYKVPDKIKKTVAEEMRQDEEIVRVMVRWVRWCGVEGSWDNFPDLVEKSRGEEAVVGDARIAAT, encoded by the exons ATGGCTTTCCCAAGAGAAAGATGCATCCCCAAAGAGATCTCCCCGTATAACATTCAACTTTCGGCTAAAGACACTCCAGGCAATACCCACGTCAAGGTTTTGACCCAAGAAAGCGCAGACAAGGTCTCTGAGCTGCTGATGGTAAATCATGTACGCTACCACACTCTCTTTGATGCCGTGGGCTTCCACA ACCACACCGTGCACCATCTTCTCACACTTTGGGCCCTGGGCGCCACTCCATCAGAGGTGCAGGCCATGTACGATCTCAACAAGCCGTACCAAGCCCTCATCCAGTACCATCCAGCGTCAGTAGCTGCGGTTAAACTGAAAGAACCTGCATTCTTCAAGCAGTGCATTGGAAACCTGAACTACTACCAGGACTACGTTCGGTTTTTCCAAGACGAGATTGCCGTGAGGGGGGTCCCGGCTGTCGTGAACGAGTACCTGTTCAAGGGGGATGAGTTATCCGACGACATTTTTGCGCGCATGCATTCTGGCTTTCTTCATCCCATGATCCACCTCGGCTGTGGCCTGGAGTTTAGCCAACCCTGTCTCGTCGCCGAGGCTCTCGCAGCGGGGTGTGTTCATGACGAATGGCCAGAGTGGTTCATCTTCCCAGTGGAGGAATATTTCAAGTCGAACCCGGATGTCCCATCAAAATCGCTGCTGGAAATCGTCACTAGTCTTCAAAACGACCCCGTCATTGCTAACGCCGTGACACCTGATGACCCCCTCAACAAGATATCTGACGGCCTCTTGAAAAAGGTGGCCAAAGAGCTGGTGCCATATCTGGCCTCATACCAAGTCGATGCAACACCCGAGGACCTCCAACAAAAGACCACCGCCATGATACACACCTGCGCGTACATTCTCGGGGCAGCCCAGCATCCCGGCAAGGTAGAAGCTATCGACTTTGTCATGCTTCACATGTCCACGCTGGGAATCTTCTACCCGACCTTTATGGCACAAGATTGGATCTCCAACGAAAACAAGAAGCGGATGCTGCAGTGGAAGGCTTGGGGAGACGCGGTGATGTATGCCGGGTGCGGATGTCCCAAGCTGTACCCTGAGAGGGTTACTGGGTACACCCCTAAGCGCCCCCACGACGGCTGGCCAGAACTCTGTTACCGGGCCAATGTCTATGGTGACGATGGACACATTTCCAAGGTCATCCGGGCTATGCTAAACACCCAGGAGCTACCCGAACCGGTAGAAGGATTCCCCCTGGCGAAGAAGGATTTCTTCAAGATTGCGCATCTGGCTTTGGACTCTGTGGAGAGGATGCTGGAGCCAGGACAGTACAAAGTCCCTGATAAGATCAAAAAGACTGTGGCAGAAGAAATGCGACAAGATGAGGAGATTGTTAGGGTAATGGTGCGGTGGGTGCGTTGGTGCGGTGTGGAAGGATCGTGGGATAACTTCCCGGACCTTGTTGAGAAATCACGGGGTGAGGAGGCAGTGGTTGGAGATGCTAGAATCGCTGCGACATAA